The Niallia alba genome includes a window with the following:
- the topA gene encoding type I DNA topoisomerase, translating to MSDFLVIVESPAKAKTIERYLGKKYKVRASMGHIRDLPKSQMGVDIEKDFEPKYITIRGKGPVLKELKTAAKKAKKIYLAADPDREGEAIAWHLANSLNVDIESDCRVVFNEITKDAIKESFKHPRAINMDLVDSQQARRILDRLVGYNISPLLWKKVKKGLSAGRVQSVAVRLIIEREQEIKEFIPEEYWSIEGSFIKGKNNFEASFYGMNGEKIELHSENDVKKITSQLKGNKFTVDKVTKKERKRNPAVPFTTSSLQQEAARKLNFRAKKTMMLAQQLYEGIDLGKEGTVGLITYMRTDSTRISEVAQTEAFDYITSHYGKEYTKEDKKKEKKNPKVQDAHEAVRPTSIIREPNKMKEYLSRDQFRLYKLIWERFIASQMAPAVMDTMSVDLSNGNVVFRANGSKIKFPGFMKVYVEGTDDNVDEKDRQLPDLKEGDTVLNKDIDTKQHFTQPPPRYTEARLVRTLEELGIGRPSTFAPTLDTIQKRGYVALDNKRFVPTELGEIVLELILEFFPEILNIEFTANMEQDLDNIEAGEVNWVKVIDDFYKTFEKRLEVAEQEMQTIEIKDEPAGEDCEECGHPMVFKMGRYGKFMACSNFPDCRNTKAIVKDIGVKCPKCHEGNIIERKSKKRRIFYGCDRFPECDFISWDKPLQRPCPKCESMLVEKKLKKGVQVQCVNCDYKEEPQS from the coding sequence ATGTCAGATTTTTTAGTAATCGTTGAGTCACCAGCGAAAGCAAAGACAATAGAACGATATTTAGGAAAAAAATATAAAGTGAGAGCATCGATGGGGCATATTAGGGATTTACCTAAGAGTCAGATGGGTGTTGATATAGAAAAAGACTTCGAACCGAAGTACATAACAATCCGTGGAAAAGGTCCCGTTTTAAAGGAACTTAAAACAGCTGCGAAAAAAGCGAAAAAAATCTACTTAGCGGCTGACCCGGATCGCGAAGGGGAAGCAATTGCATGGCATTTGGCAAATAGTTTGAATGTTGATATCGAGTCAGATTGTCGAGTAGTATTCAATGAGATAACGAAAGATGCCATTAAAGAGTCATTCAAGCATCCTCGAGCGATTAATATGGACCTAGTAGATTCTCAGCAAGCTAGAAGGATTTTAGACCGATTAGTGGGTTATAATATAAGCCCTTTATTATGGAAAAAAGTAAAAAAAGGACTTAGCGCCGGAAGAGTACAGTCTGTTGCTGTTCGTCTTATAATTGAAAGAGAACAAGAAATTAAAGAGTTTATACCAGAGGAATACTGGTCTATTGAAGGAAGTTTTATTAAAGGTAAAAATAATTTTGAAGCATCCTTTTATGGTATGAATGGCGAAAAAATCGAGCTTCATTCAGAAAATGATGTTAAGAAAATAACAAGCCAACTAAAAGGGAATAAATTTACTGTCGATAAAGTAACGAAGAAAGAGCGGAAGAGAAATCCTGCCGTTCCGTTTACAACTTCTTCCCTACAACAAGAAGCGGCCCGTAAATTAAATTTCCGTGCGAAGAAAACAATGATGCTAGCGCAACAATTATATGAAGGAATTGATCTTGGTAAAGAAGGAACGGTCGGTTTGATTACCTACATGAGAACAGACTCAACAAGAATTTCAGAAGTTGCGCAAACCGAAGCATTTGACTATATAACCAGTCATTATGGGAAAGAGTATACGAAAGAAGATAAGAAAAAAGAGAAAAAGAATCCAAAAGTTCAAGATGCTCATGAAGCAGTACGTCCAACTAGCATTATTCGCGAACCAAATAAGATGAAGGAATACTTATCTCGAGACCAATTTAGATTATATAAGCTAATTTGGGAAAGATTTATTGCTAGTCAAATGGCGCCAGCTGTAATGGATACGATGAGTGTTGATTTATCCAATGGTAACGTTGTTTTCCGTGCTAATGGCTCAAAAATTAAATTCCCTGGCTTTATGAAAGTATATGTTGAAGGCACAGATGATAATGTTGATGAAAAAGATCGCCAGCTTCCTGATTTAAAGGAAGGGGATACGGTATTAAATAAAGATATTGATACAAAGCAGCATTTTACACAGCCGCCTCCACGTTATACGGAAGCGAGATTAGTTAGAACGCTAGAAGAGTTAGGGATAGGAAGACCGTCTACCTTTGCTCCAACTCTTGATACCATTCAAAAAAGAGGCTATGTTGCTCTTGATAACAAACGTTTTGTCCCTACAGAATTAGGTGAAATTGTTTTAGAGTTAATTTTAGAATTTTTCCCTGAAATATTAAATATTGAGTTCACTGCAAATATGGAACAAGATTTAGATAATATTGAGGCAGGGGAGGTCAATTGGGTAAAGGTTATCGATGACTTTTATAAAACGTTTGAGAAAAGGCTGGAAGTAGCAGAACAAGAAATGCAGACAATCGAAATTAAAGATGAACCAGCTGGAGAAGATTGCGAAGAGTGTGGTCATCCAATGGTTTTTAAAATGGGTCGATATGGTAAATTTATGGCGTGCAGTAATTTCCCAGATTGCAGAAACACGAAAGCTATTGTGAAGGATATTGGTGTGAAATGTCCGAAGTGCCACGAAGGAAATATTATTGAAAGAAAAAGTAAAAAAAGAAGAATTTTTTATGGATGTGACCGATTCCCAGAATGTGATTTCATTTCGTGGGATAAGCCACTACAAAGACCATGTCCTAAGTGTGAGAGCATGCTAGTAGAGAAGAAATTGAAAAAAGGTGTTCAAGTTCAGTGTGTAAACTGCGATTATAAAGAAGAACCACAAAGCTAA
- the hslV gene encoding ATP-dependent protease subunit HslV has product MPQFHATTIFAVKHKGKSAMSGDGQVTLGNAVVMKHTARKVRKLFNGKVIAGFAGSVADAFTLFELFEGKLDEYNGNLQRASVELAKLWRSDKVLRKLEAMLIVMNETDLLLVSGTGEVIEPDDGILAIGSGGNYALAAGRALKTYSGDNLSAYDIAKAALEIAGEICVYTNNNIIVEEL; this is encoded by the coding sequence ATGCCACAATTTCATGCAACAACTATTTTTGCGGTAAAACATAAAGGGAAGTCGGCAATGTCTGGTGATGGTCAAGTCACATTAGGGAATGCTGTAGTGATGAAACATACTGCCCGTAAGGTAAGAAAGCTTTTTAACGGGAAAGTAATTGCAGGATTTGCGGGATCAGTTGCGGATGCCTTTACTCTTTTTGAATTGTTTGAAGGGAAATTAGATGAGTATAACGGGAACTTACAACGTGCATCAGTAGAGCTTGCGAAGCTTTGGCGCAGTGATAAAGTTCTTAGAAAGCTTGAAGCAATGTTGATTGTGATGAATGAAACAGACCTTTTATTAGTATCTGGAACAGGCGAAGTAATTGAACCAGATGATGGTATACTTGCAATCGGATCTGGCGGTAACTATGCTTTGGCTGCTGGTAGAGCGTTGAAAACTTATTCTGGAGATAATCTTTCTGCATACGACATTGCGAAAGCGGCTCTAGAGATTGCTGGTGAAATTTGTGTTTATACAAATAATAATATCATCGTGGAAGAATTATAG
- the xerC gene encoding tyrosine recombinase XerC, translating into MKQELNNHVQAFITYLQIEKNYSPYTIEFYTQDINQFFHFMKDQVIDKLEDVSPSDVRIYLTELFSEQLARKTIARKISSLRSFYRFLLREKVVENNPFSAVSIPKLEKRLPDFFYEEELQQLFLSCDTNTPLGLRNKALLELLYATGIRVGECTKIQLSDIDFSVSTVLVRGKGQKERYVPFGSFAHNALEAYIKAGRNKLMKNASTHSYLFVNYRGGILTDNGVRDILNKMMNTSSSQGKIHPHKLRHSFATHLLANGADMRTVQELLGHAFLTSTQIYTHVTNEYLKKTYMSYHPRA; encoded by the coding sequence ATGAAACAGGAATTAAACAATCATGTTCAAGCATTTATTACTTATTTGCAGATTGAAAAAAATTACTCACCATATACAATAGAATTTTATACGCAAGATATTAATCAATTCTTTCACTTTATGAAAGATCAAGTAATAGACAAGTTAGAGGACGTAAGTCCATCTGATGTAAGAATATACTTAACAGAACTTTTTTCAGAGCAATTGGCGAGAAAAACAATTGCGCGAAAAATATCTAGTTTGAGAAGTTTTTATCGTTTTTTGCTTAGGGAAAAAGTAGTAGAGAACAATCCGTTTTCTGCTGTATCGATCCCGAAGCTAGAAAAGAGATTACCTGATTTTTTCTACGAGGAAGAATTGCAGCAACTCTTTTTATCATGTGACACAAATACACCCCTTGGTTTAAGAAATAAAGCATTGCTTGAATTATTGTATGCCACTGGCATTCGTGTTGGGGAATGTACAAAAATTCAATTAAGTGATATTGATTTTAGTGTTTCTACCGTATTAGTTAGGGGAAAGGGTCAAAAGGAAAGGTATGTTCCATTTGGCAGTTTTGCACATAATGCTCTTGAAGCGTACATAAAAGCAGGTAGGAATAAGTTGATGAAGAATGCTTCGACTCATTCTTATTTGTTTGTTAATTATCGCGGAGGAATTTTAACAGATAACGGAGTTCGTGATATCTTAAATAAAATGATGAATACTTCATCCTCACAAGGAAAAATTCATCCCCATAAATTAAGACATTCCTTTGCAACTCATTTGTTGGCAAATGGTGCAGATATGAGAACGGTACAAGAATTATTAGGTCATGCATTTTTAACATCAACGCAAATATATACTCATGTTACAAACGAGTATTTAAAAAAGACGTATATGTCTTATCACCCTAGGGCATAG